Proteins encoded by one window of Mycolicibacterium cosmeticum:
- the glgB gene encoding 1,4-alpha-glucan branching protein GlgB, with the protein MTRINPITSTHLRPPDTELHRLLSGQHHDPHSVLGAHEYGDHTVIRTLRPHAETVAAVIGGVRYEASHIDGGLFAVAVPITGLIDYRLEIGYPGAPVLTVADPYRFLPTLGEMDLHLFAEGRHERLWEALGAHPRTFTTPDGQVEGVSFAVWAPNAKGVSLIGEFNHWVGNEAPMRSLGSSGVWEVFWPDFPVGGLYKFRVHGADGVVTERADPMAFATEVPPHTASRVTRSDYEWNDGDWMAGRVLRNPVFEPMSTYEVHLMSWRPGLSYRQLATELTEYVVSQGFTHVELLPVAEHPFGGSWGYQVTSYYAPTSRLGTPDDFRYLVDTLHQAGIGVIVDWVPAHFPKDAWALGRFDGTALYEHADPRRGEQLDWGTYVFDFGRAEVRNFLVANALYWLQEFHIDGLRVDAVASMLYLDYSRPAGGWTPNKYGGRENLEAVQFLQEMNATVHKVHPGIVTIAEESTSWPGVTRPTNLGGLGFSMKWNMGWMNDTLAYIARDPIHRSFHHHEMTFSMLYAFSENYVLPISHDEVVHGKGTLWGRMPGNDHTKAAGVRGLLAYQWAHPGKQLLFMGQEFGQRAEWSEERGLDWYQLGEQSFSTGIQRLVADINELYRSRRALWSRDTVPDGYSWIDANDSANNVLSFLRFGDDGSVLACVFNFSGSEHAQYRLGLPHAGRWREVLNTDATIYNGAGLGNFGAVEATSEPWHGRPASAVMSLPPLAALWFEPDPAV; encoded by the coding sequence ATGACCCGGATCAACCCCATCACCAGCACGCACCTGCGTCCCCCCGACACGGAGCTGCACCGGCTGCTGTCCGGGCAGCATCACGACCCGCACTCGGTCCTGGGCGCCCACGAATACGGCGACCACACCGTCATCCGTACGCTGCGTCCGCACGCCGAGACGGTGGCCGCGGTGATCGGCGGCGTGCGCTACGAGGCCAGCCACATCGACGGCGGCCTGTTCGCGGTGGCGGTCCCGATCACCGGGTTGATCGACTACCGGCTGGAGATCGGTTATCCGGGTGCCCCGGTGCTCACCGTGGCCGACCCGTACCGCTTCCTGCCCACCCTCGGCGAGATGGATCTGCACCTGTTCGCCGAGGGCCGCCACGAACGGCTGTGGGAGGCGCTGGGCGCACATCCACGCACCTTCACCACCCCCGACGGCCAGGTGGAGGGTGTCTCCTTTGCGGTTTGGGCGCCGAATGCCAAGGGCGTCAGCCTGATCGGCGAGTTCAACCATTGGGTCGGCAACGAGGCACCGATGCGCAGCCTCGGCTCCTCGGGCGTGTGGGAGGTGTTCTGGCCCGACTTCCCCGTCGGCGGGCTGTACAAGTTCCGCGTGCACGGCGCCGACGGGGTGGTCACCGAGCGGGCCGACCCGATGGCGTTCGCGACCGAGGTCCCGCCGCACACCGCCTCCCGGGTCACGCGCAGCGATTACGAGTGGAACGACGGCGACTGGATGGCCGGGCGGGTGCTGCGCAATCCGGTGTTCGAGCCGATGAGCACCTACGAGGTGCACCTGATGTCGTGGCGGCCGGGGTTGAGTTATCGCCAGCTGGCCACCGAGCTCACCGAATACGTGGTGTCCCAAGGTTTCACGCACGTCGAGCTGCTCCCGGTGGCCGAGCACCCGTTCGGCGGGTCGTGGGGTTACCAGGTGACGTCCTACTACGCGCCGACCTCGCGATTGGGCACCCCCGACGACTTCCGCTACCTGGTGGACACGCTGCACCAGGCCGGCATCGGGGTGATCGTCGACTGGGTGCCCGCGCACTTCCCCAAGGACGCGTGGGCGCTGGGCCGGTTCGACGGCACCGCACTCTACGAGCACGCCGACCCCCGCCGCGGTGAGCAACTCGACTGGGGCACCTATGTTTTCGACTTCGGCCGGGCCGAGGTGCGCAATTTCCTGGTGGCCAACGCGCTGTACTGGCTGCAGGAGTTCCACATCGACGGCCTGCGGGTGGACGCGGTGGCCTCGATGCTCTACCTGGATTATTCACGACCGGCGGGCGGCTGGACGCCCAACAAGTACGGCGGCCGGGAGAATCTGGAGGCTGTGCAGTTCCTCCAGGAGATGAACGCCACGGTGCACAAGGTGCACCCCGGCATCGTCACCATCGCCGAGGAGTCCACCTCGTGGCCGGGTGTCACCCGCCCGACCAACCTTGGCGGCCTTGGCTTCTCGATGAAGTGGAACATGGGCTGGATGAACGACACGCTGGCCTACATCGCCAGGGACCCGATCCATCGCAGCTTTCACCACCACGAGATGACCTTCTCGATGCTGTACGCGTTCAGCGAGAATTACGTGCTCCCGATCAGCCATGACGAGGTGGTGCACGGCAAGGGCACCCTGTGGGGCCGGATGCCGGGCAACGACCACACCAAGGCCGCCGGGGTGCGCGGACTGCTCGCCTATCAGTGGGCCCATCCGGGCAAGCAGCTGCTGTTCATGGGCCAGGAGTTCGGTCAGCGCGCCGAGTGGTCCGAGGAACGCGGACTGGACTGGTACCAACTGGGCGAGCAGAGCTTCTCCACCGGGATCCAGCGCCTGGTCGCCGACATCAACGAGCTGTACCGCAGCCGTCGCGCGCTGTGGTCCCGCGACACCGTGCCCGACGGCTACTCCTGGATCGACGCCAACGACTCGGCCAACAACGTGCTCAGCTTCCTGCGGTTCGGGGACGACGGGTCCGTGCTGGCCTGCGTGTTCAACTTCTCCGGTTCCGAGCATGCGCAGTACCGGCTGGGACTGCCGCACGCCGGGCGCTGGCGTGAGGTGCTCAACACCGACGCCACCATCTACAACGGTGCAGGCCTGGGCAATTTCGGCGCGGTCGAGGCCACCTCCGAGCCGTGGCACGGCAGGCCCGCCTCGGCGGTCATGTCGCTGCCGCCGCTGGCCGCGCTCTGGTTCGAACCCGATCCGGCGGTCTAG
- the glgP gene encoding alpha-glucan family phosphorylase — protein MKALRRFTVRAHLPDRLGALERLSVNLRWSWHKPTQDLFAAIDPDLWQQVGQDPVALLGGVSPQRLDELAVDGGFLDRVDRLAADLDDYLARPLWYQEKQAAGDALPSGIAYFSMEFGVAEVLPNYSGGLGILAGDHLKSASDLGLPLIGVGLYYRSGYFRQSLTADGWQHENYPSLDPQGLPLRLLTRADGEPVLIELALPDDATLFAHVWVAQVGRIPLLLLDSDIGENEHDLRTVTDRLYGGDQEHRIKQEILAGVGGVRAIRAYTEIEGRPAPEVFHMNEGHAGFLGAERIRELIDAGLDFDTALTVVRSSTVFTTHTPVPAGIDRFPVELVKRYFGAGADANSALLPGVPLDRIIAFGAEDDPSKFNMAHMGLRLAQRANGVSLLHGRVSREMFSELWPGFDATEVPIGSITNGVHAPTWAAPQWIELARELVGDDLGSLNEAQTWQRLQQVDPGHLWWIRSQLRALLVDDVRARLRRSWLERGASEAELGWIATAFDPEVLTVGFARRVPTYKRLTLMLRDPDRLEKLLLDEKRPVQLIVAGKSHPADDGGKALIQQIVRFADRPEVRHRIAFLPDYDMSMARLLYWGCDVWLNNPLRPLEACGTSGMKSALNGGLNLSIRDGWWDEWYDGENGWEIPTADGLADEGRRDDIEAGALYDLLESSVTPKFYERNEHGVPTRWVEMVRHTLQVLGPKVLASRMVRDYTEKYYAPAAQSLRATLESGEGPDGDSSSDPFGAARQLADYRRRVTEAWPKIQITDVDSYGLPDTPLLGSELTLTATVDLAGLAPDEVVVQAVVGGVDAADVLQNPVTVPMAHISTADGGKHIFSTSTPLPVAGSVGYTVRVLPHHRLLAGANELGLVTLAS, from the coding sequence GTGAAAGCTCTTCGTCGGTTCACTGTCCGAGCACACCTGCCCGACCGCCTCGGCGCGCTGGAGCGCCTGTCCGTCAACCTGCGGTGGTCATGGCACAAACCGACCCAGGACCTGTTCGCGGCCATCGACCCCGACCTGTGGCAGCAGGTCGGCCAGGATCCCGTGGCGCTGCTGGGCGGCGTCAGCCCCCAGCGTCTGGACGAGCTCGCGGTCGACGGCGGTTTCCTGGACCGCGTCGACCGGTTGGCCGCGGACCTGGACGACTACCTGGCCCGTCCGCTCTGGTATCAGGAGAAGCAGGCCGCCGGGGACGCCCTGCCCAGCGGGATCGCTTATTTCTCCATGGAGTTCGGCGTCGCCGAGGTGTTGCCCAACTACTCGGGTGGCTTGGGCATCCTCGCCGGTGACCACCTGAAATCGGCGTCGGACCTCGGCCTGCCGCTGATCGGTGTCGGCCTGTACTACCGGTCCGGTTATTTCCGCCAGTCGCTGACCGCCGACGGTTGGCAGCACGAGAACTATCCGTCGCTCGATCCGCAGGGCCTGCCGCTGCGCCTGCTGACCCGGGCCGACGGGGAGCCGGTGCTCATCGAGCTTGCGCTGCCCGACGATGCGACACTGTTCGCCCATGTCTGGGTGGCCCAGGTGGGTCGAATCCCATTGCTGCTGCTCGATTCCGACATCGGTGAGAACGAGCACGACCTGCGCACCGTCACCGACCGGCTCTACGGCGGGGATCAGGAACACCGCATCAAACAGGAGATCCTGGCCGGCGTCGGCGGGGTGCGTGCCATCCGCGCGTACACCGAGATCGAAGGCCGCCCCGCGCCCGAGGTGTTCCACATGAACGAGGGGCACGCCGGCTTCCTCGGTGCCGAGCGGATCCGTGAGCTCATCGATGCCGGTCTGGATTTCGACACCGCGCTCACCGTGGTGCGCTCGTCGACGGTGTTCACCACCCACACCCCGGTGCCCGCCGGTATCGACCGGTTCCCCGTCGAGTTGGTCAAACGCTACTTCGGTGCCGGGGCCGACGCGAATTCGGCTCTGCTGCCCGGTGTTCCGTTGGACCGGATCATCGCCTTCGGCGCCGAGGACGATCCATCCAAGTTCAATATGGCGCATATGGGGCTGCGGCTGGCCCAGCGCGCCAACGGGGTGTCGCTGCTGCACGGCCGGGTCAGCCGGGAGATGTTCAGCGAGCTGTGGCCCGGGTTCGACGCCACCGAGGTGCCGATCGGTTCGATCACCAACGGGGTGCACGCGCCGACGTGGGCCGCCCCGCAGTGGATCGAACTCGCGCGCGAACTGGTCGGCGACGACCTGGGTTCACTCAACGAGGCGCAGACCTGGCAGCGACTGCAGCAGGTCGACCCCGGCCACCTGTGGTGGATCCGGTCCCAGCTGCGCGCCCTGCTGGTCGACGACGTCCGGGCCCGGCTGCGCCGGTCCTGGCTGGAGCGCGGCGCCTCGGAAGCCGAGCTGGGCTGGATCGCCACCGCGTTCGACCCGGAGGTGCTGACCGTCGGGTTCGCGCGGCGGGTGCCGACCTACAAGCGGTTGACCCTGATGCTGCGTGATCCGGACCGGCTGGAGAAGCTGCTGCTCGACGAGAAGCGGCCGGTGCAGTTGATCGTGGCCGGTAAATCGCACCCCGCCGACGACGGTGGCAAGGCACTGATCCAGCAGATCGTGCGCTTCGCCGACCGCCCCGAGGTGCGGCACCGCATCGCGTTCCTGCCGGACTACGACATGTCGATGGCCCGGCTGCTGTACTGGGGCTGCGACGTCTGGCTGAACAACCCGCTGCGCCCACTGGAGGCCTGCGGGACCTCGGGCATGAAGAGCGCGCTCAACGGCGGCCTGAACCTGTCCATCCGCGACGGCTGGTGGGACGAGTGGTACGACGGCGAGAACGGGTGGGAGATCCCGACCGCCGACGGCCTGGCCGACGAGGGCCGTCGCGACGACATCGAGGCCGGTGCGCTGTACGACCTGCTGGAATCCTCGGTCACGCCCAAGTTCTACGAACGCAACGAACACGGCGTGCCGACCCGGTGGGTCGAGATGGTGCGCCACACCCTGCAGGTGCTCGGCCCCAAGGTGCTGGCGTCGCGGATGGTGCGGGACTACACCGAGAAGTACTACGCACCCGCGGCGCAATCGCTGCGGGCCACCCTGGAATCCGGTGAAGGACCCGACGGCGATTCGTCCAGTGATCCCTTCGGTGCCGCCCGGCAGCTGGCGGACTACCGGCGGCGGGTCACCGAGGCCTGGCCGAAGATCCAGATCACGGACGTGGACAGCTACGGGTTGCCCGACACTCCGCTGCTGGGCAGCGAGCTGACCCTGACCGCCACGGTGGACCTGGCCGGACTGGCGCCCGACGAGGTGGTGGTGCAGGCCGTGGTCGGCGGTGTCGATGCCGCCGATGTGCTGCAGAACCCGGTGACCGTGCCGATGGCGCACATCAGCACCGCCGACGGCGGCAAGCACATCTTCTCCACCAGCACGCCGCTGCCCGTCGCCGGCTCGGTCGGCTACACGGTGCGGGTACTGCCGCATCACCGGCTGCTGGCCGGCGCCAACGAGCTCGGTCTCGTCACGCTCGCGTCGTGA
- a CDS encoding neutral zinc metallopeptidase: MNRRRLAGIRMGGVFAACALLLLTSCANTLQGHAVSVFADPFRVAGMPATDGPTGLRDDAADPTREVRDTDGGEIDHLAASSVSDIEEFWQQAYPEAFDGDFAPVDELISWDADGFDGVFCDSDTYNLVNAAFCHDDNTIGWDRGVLLPSLRKANGDMAVTMVLAHEYGHAVQKQAGLAGRSTPTLVSEQQADCLAGVYLRWVAEGHSKRFTLSTGDGLNNILAAMISFRDPLLNEGDAAVGEDEHGSAFERVSAFQFGFTEGAASCASIDPAEIKQRRGDLPVLLPEDQSGELQITESSVRSIVDAMGILFAPPNPPQLRFDRTDCPDAHSDAAVTFCPADNTIAVDLPALEAMGAQSDDDGTGLTTGDNTAYSVLVSRYMQSIQHQRGGVALDSAAAALRTACLTGVATVKMTDEVNTPDGNTIQLTAGDVDEAVSGILINGLAASDVNGESVPSGFSRIDAFRVGVLGDQDRCFKRFP; the protein is encoded by the coding sequence ATGAATCGGCGGAGGCTGGCGGGCATCCGAATGGGCGGGGTGTTCGCCGCGTGCGCACTGCTGCTGCTCACGTCCTGCGCAAACACCCTGCAGGGCCACGCGGTATCGGTGTTCGCCGACCCGTTCCGGGTGGCCGGGATGCCCGCCACCGACGGCCCGACGGGGCTGCGCGACGACGCCGCGGACCCGACCCGCGAGGTGCGCGACACCGACGGCGGCGAGATCGACCATCTGGCCGCGAGTTCGGTCAGCGATATCGAGGAGTTCTGGCAGCAGGCGTACCCGGAGGCGTTCGACGGTGACTTTGCCCCCGTCGACGAGTTGATCTCGTGGGACGCCGACGGATTCGACGGTGTGTTCTGCGACTCGGACACCTACAACCTGGTCAACGCCGCGTTCTGCCACGACGACAACACCATCGGCTGGGATCGCGGGGTGCTGCTGCCCTCGCTGCGCAAGGCCAACGGTGACATGGCCGTCACCATGGTGCTGGCCCACGAGTACGGGCACGCGGTGCAGAAGCAGGCCGGACTGGCCGGCCGATCCACCCCCACCCTGGTGTCCGAGCAACAGGCCGACTGCCTGGCCGGGGTGTACCTGCGCTGGGTCGCCGAAGGGCACTCCAAACGCTTCACCCTGTCCACCGGCGACGGCCTGAACAACATTCTGGCGGCGATGATCTCGTTCCGCGATCCGCTGCTCAACGAGGGCGATGCGGCGGTCGGCGAGGACGAACACGGTTCGGCGTTCGAGCGGGTGTCGGCCTTCCAGTTCGGTTTCACCGAGGGTGCGGCGTCGTGTGCGTCGATCGACCCGGCCGAGATCAAGCAGCGCCGCGGCGACCTGCCGGTCTTGCTGCCCGAGGATCAGTCCGGCGAACTGCAGATCACCGAATCGTCGGTGCGTTCGATCGTCGACGCGATGGGCATCCTGTTCGCCCCGCCCAACCCGCCGCAGCTGCGCTTCGACCGCACGGACTGCCCCGATGCGCACTCCGACGCCGCGGTGACCTTCTGCCCGGCCGACAACACCATCGCGGTGGACCTGCCGGCGCTGGAAGCGATGGGCGCGCAGTCCGACGACGACGGGACCGGCCTGACGACCGGGGACAACACCGCGTACTCGGTGCTGGTGTCCCGCTACATGCAGTCGATCCAGCACCAGCGCGGCGGGGTGGCGCTCGACAGCGCCGCGGCCGCGCTGCGCACCGCCTGCCTGACCGGCGTCGCGACGGTGAAGATGACCGACGAGGTGAACACACCGGACGGCAACACGATTCAGCTCACCGCCGGCGATGTCGACGAAGCCGTCTCCGGCATCCTCATCAACGGGCTGGCCGCCAGCGACGTCAACGGCGAATCGGTGCCCTCGGGGTTCTCGCGGATCGACGCGTTCCGGGTCGGCGTGCTCGGCGACCAGGACCGCTGCTTCAAACGGTTCCCGTGA
- a CDS encoding tetratricopeptide repeat protein, giving the protein MTRPRSSLGPALAGAVDLSALKQPPASARAASAPPAGAVEVTEANLEAEVLVRSGEVPVVVLLWTPRSEASAALGDILAELASADAGKWSLALVNVDTTPRVAQMFGVQAVPTVVALAGGQPIASFQGPQPPEQLRRWIDSLLQATAGKLSGRGDEPEQADPELEAARAHLDNGDFDAALAAYQGILASKPNDPEATGAVRQITFLQRATTRPQDAVAVADAAPDDLEAAFAAADVEILQQNVAAAFNRLIALVKRTAGDDRTKVRTRLIELFELFDAADPDVIAGRRNLANALY; this is encoded by the coding sequence CCGGGCGGCCTCGGCGCCGCCGGCCGGCGCCGTCGAGGTCACCGAGGCCAACCTCGAAGCCGAGGTGCTGGTCCGCTCCGGCGAGGTGCCCGTCGTGGTGCTGTTGTGGACGCCGCGCAGCGAGGCCAGCGCCGCCCTCGGTGACATCCTGGCCGAGTTGGCCTCGGCCGACGCCGGCAAGTGGTCGCTGGCGCTGGTCAACGTCGACACCACGCCACGCGTGGCGCAGATGTTCGGCGTGCAGGCCGTGCCCACCGTGGTGGCACTGGCCGGCGGGCAGCCGATCGCCAGTTTCCAGGGACCGCAGCCGCCCGAGCAGCTGCGGCGGTGGATCGACTCGCTGCTGCAGGCCACCGCAGGCAAGCTCAGCGGCCGGGGCGACGAACCCGAGCAGGCCGACCCGGAGCTGGAGGCCGCCCGCGCGCACCTCGACAACGGCGATTTCGACGCGGCCCTGGCCGCCTACCAAGGCATCCTGGCGAGCAAGCCCAACGACCCGGAGGCCACCGGAGCCGTCCGGCAGATCACCTTCCTGCAGCGGGCCACCACCCGTCCTCAGGACGCCGTCGCGGTGGCCGATGCGGCACCCGATGATCTCGAGGCCGCGTTCGCCGCCGCCGACGTCGAAATCCTGCAGCAGAACGTCGCCGCCGCGTTCAACCGGCTCATCGCCCTGGTGAAGCGGACCGCCGGTGACGACCGGACGAAGGTGCGTACCCGGCTGATCGAGCTGTTCGAGCTGTTCGACGCCGCCGACCCGGATGTCATCGCCGGGCGGCGCAATCTGGCCAACGCGCTCTACTAG
- a CDS encoding Vgb family protein gives MSRALDVAVPGGPYALAAGPDGAVWATLVHSGEIARIAADGRLDVYPVHPQSKPSIITVGPDGALWFTRSGDDRIGRIERDGTHTSIELPHGSVPFGLCVGPDDALWFTAMGSGAVGRVDPDGDVDVVAVPGGTPSMITAGPDGAVWFTLNTASAIGRVDMKGTVSIRQTPTPSAGPVGITATHDDAVWFTAIGADKLGRIPMNEAIQELDLPGKPHAVVADAADGVWVSLWGADQLARVGADGEVATIDLPAGSEPHGLAVAPDGALWVALEAGYVLRLPVG, from the coding sequence GTGAGCCGGGCCCTCGACGTCGCCGTGCCCGGCGGGCCGTACGCCCTGGCCGCCGGACCCGACGGGGCCGTGTGGGCGACGCTCGTGCACAGCGGCGAGATCGCGCGCATCGCCGCCGACGGCCGGCTCGACGTCTATCCGGTGCATCCGCAGAGCAAGCCGTCCATCATCACCGTCGGCCCCGACGGGGCGCTCTGGTTCACCCGCAGTGGGGATGACCGGATCGGCCGCATCGAGCGCGACGGCACCCACACCAGTATCGAATTACCGCATGGCAGTGTGCCTTTCGGGCTCTGCGTGGGCCCGGACGATGCGCTGTGGTTCACCGCGATGGGCTCGGGTGCGGTGGGGCGGGTCGACCCCGATGGCGACGTCGACGTGGTGGCGGTGCCCGGCGGCACCCCGTCGATGATCACCGCCGGACCCGACGGCGCGGTGTGGTTCACCCTCAACACCGCCAGTGCGATCGGCCGGGTGGACATGAAGGGCACAGTCAGCATCCGGCAGACCCCGACGCCGTCGGCCGGGCCGGTGGGCATCACCGCGACCCATGACGACGCGGTGTGGTTCACCGCCATCGGCGCCGACAAACTCGGCCGCATCCCGATGAACGAGGCCATCCAGGAACTCGACCTGCCCGGCAAGCCGCACGCGGTGGTGGCCGACGCGGCCGACGGCGTGTGGGTCAGCCTGTGGGGCGCCGACCAGCTGGCGCGGGTCGGCGCCGACGGCGAGGTGGCCACCATCGACCTGCCGGCGGGTAGCGAGCCGCACGGGCTGGCGGTGGCCCCCGACGGTGCGCTGTGGGTCGCCCTGGAGGCGGGCTACGTGCTGCGGCTTCCGGTCGGGTGA
- a CDS encoding alpha-1,4-glucan--maltose-1-phosphate maltosyltransferase, translating to MPGRIEIDDVAPVLSGGRFPAKAVVGEVVPVSAAVWREGHDAVAATLVVRYHGSAYPQLVEDPPGLSSEPRRPVTPPRIKPQALPMELGRTPDVFHGQFTPDRVGLWTYRVDGWGDPISTWRKAVTAKLDAGQGETELSNDLLVGAQLLERASTGVPREHREPLLAAAAALRTPGDPLTRAAAALSPAVGELLHKYPLRELLTRGDQYGVWVDRPLARFSAWYELFPRSTGGWDADGKPVHGTFATAAKDLPRIARMGFDVVYLPPIHPIGKVHRKGRNNSVTAEPDDVGSPWAIGSDEGGHDAVHPDLGGIEAFDDFVAAATDQGLEVALDLALQCAPDHPWAKAHPEWFTVLPDGTIAYAENPPKKYQDIYPLNFDNDPAGLYEEVLRVVRHWISHGVKVFRVDNPHTKPPNFWAWLIGKVKDEHPDVLFLSEAFTRPARLYGLAKLGFTQSYSYFTWRTAKWEITEFGEEIAKYADCARPNLFVNTPDILHESLQHGGPGMFAIRAALAATLSSAWGVYSGYELFEHEAVKPGSEEYLNSEKYELRPRDFEAALAAGRSLEPFLARLNEIRRLHPALAQLRTITFHHIDNDALLAYSKFDPVSGDCVLVVVTLNAFGPEEGTLWLDMGALGMEPYERFWVRDEITGEEYQWGQSNYVRLDPVKTIAHVINMPLIPHDARLNLLRRE from the coding sequence GTGCCCGGTCGTATCGAGATCGATGACGTCGCGCCCGTACTGTCCGGCGGCCGTTTCCCGGCCAAGGCCGTGGTCGGCGAAGTGGTACCCGTGAGCGCGGCGGTGTGGCGGGAAGGCCACGACGCGGTGGCCGCGACGCTGGTGGTGCGTTACCACGGCTCGGCATATCCGCAGTTGGTCGAGGATCCGCCGGGCCTGTCGTCCGAACCGCGGCGCCCGGTCACGCCACCGCGCATCAAACCGCAGGCCCTGCCGATGGAACTGGGACGCACCCCCGATGTGTTCCACGGCCAGTTCACCCCGGACAGGGTTGGATTGTGGACGTACCGGGTAGACGGCTGGGGTGACCCGATCAGCACCTGGCGTAAGGCGGTCACCGCCAAACTCGACGCGGGTCAGGGCGAGACCGAACTGTCCAATGATCTGCTGGTCGGTGCCCAGCTGCTGGAGCGCGCGTCGACCGGCGTTCCGCGCGAACACCGGGAGCCGCTGCTGGCCGCGGCCGCGGCCCTGCGCACACCGGGGGATCCACTGACCCGCGCCGCGGCCGCCCTGTCCCCCGCGGTCGGCGAGCTGCTGCACAAGTATCCGCTGCGCGAATTGCTCACCCGCGGTGATCAATACGGCGTCTGGGTGGACCGCCCGCTGGCCCGGTTCTCGGCGTGGTACGAGCTGTTTCCGCGGTCGACCGGAGGCTGGGACGCCGACGGGAAACCGGTGCACGGCACCTTCGCCACCGCGGCCAAGGATCTGCCGCGCATCGCCCGGATGGGCTTCGACGTGGTCTACCTGCCCCCGATCCATCCGATCGGCAAGGTGCACCGCAAGGGCCGCAACAACTCGGTGACCGCCGAACCCGACGATGTCGGCTCGCCGTGGGCGATCGGCAGTGACGAGGGCGGCCATGATGCCGTGCATCCCGACCTGGGCGGTATCGAGGCGTTCGACGATTTCGTCGCTGCCGCAACCGATCAGGGACTGGAGGTGGCGCTGGACCTGGCCCTGCAGTGCGCCCCGGACCATCCGTGGGCCAAGGCGCACCCGGAATGGTTCACCGTATTGCCCGACGGGACCATCGCCTACGCGGAGAATCCGCCGAAGAAGTACCAGGACATCTATCCGCTGAACTTCGACAACGACCCGGCCGGCCTGTACGAGGAAGTGCTGCGGGTGGTGCGGCACTGGATATCGCATGGCGTCAAGGTCTTCCGCGTCGACAACCCGCACACCAAGCCGCCCAACTTCTGGGCCTGGCTGATCGGCAAGGTCAAGGACGAGCACCCGGACGTGCTGTTCCTGTCCGAGGCGTTCACCCGCCCGGCCCGGTTGTACGGTTTGGCCAAACTCGGCTTCACGCAGTCGTATTCGTACTTCACCTGGCGCACCGCCAAATGGGAGATCACCGAATTCGGCGAGGAGATCGCGAAGTACGCCGACTGCGCCCGCCCCAACCTGTTCGTCAACACGCCCGACATCCTGCACGAGTCGCTGCAGCACGGCGGGCCGGGCATGTTCGCCATCAGGGCGGCGCTGGCCGCCACCCTGAGTTCGGCGTGGGGTGTGTACTCCGGTTACGAGCTCTTCGAGCACGAAGCGGTGAAGCCCGGGAGCGAGGAGTACCTCAACTCCGAGAAGTACGAACTGCGGCCCCGTGATTTCGAGGCAGCGCTGGCCGCCGGCCGGTCCCTTGAACCGTTCCTGGCCAGGCTCAACGAGATTCGGCGACTGCACCCCGCATTGGCGCAGCTGCGCACCATCACGTTCCACCACATCGACAACGACGCGCTGCTGGCCTACAGCAAGTTCGACCCGGTCAGCGGCGATTGCGTCCTGGTGGTGGTGACGCTCAACGCGTTCGGCCCGGAGGAAGGCACGCTCTGGCTGGACATGGGCGCTCTCGGCATGGAGCCCTACGAGCGGTTCTGGGTGCGCGATGAGATCACCGGCGAGGAATACCAGTGGGGCCAGTCCAATTACGTGCGCCTGGACCCCGTCAAGACAATCGCCCATGTGATCAACATGCCGTTGATCCCGCACGACGCCCGACTGAACCTTCTGCGAAGGGAGTGA